Proteins from a genomic interval of Streptomyces sp. Tu6071:
- a CDS encoding sodium:solute symporter family protein produces MHAFDWTVMCAYFGLMVLIGWWSHRRVGDVKDFFTAGGRMPWWLAGISHHMSGYSAVLFVAYAGVAYTTGITVYFWGFASIGVGVGIGSWLFAARWNRLRSRFGVASPLEYLARRYNVATQQALAWSGSLLKVADIAAKWFAVATLLNVFAGIDYNLGILITGVITLVYCTIGGLWADALTELGQFVIQGAAALVMIVVVLHKLGGISAVWTMWGDLPDGHLHPATSQYTTVFLLVYVLVKTLEYNGGMWNLAQRYMAAPSASEARRGARLSAALYLFWPIVLMFPMFAAPLLVPGLDNPNNSYAVMATTFLPHGLIGLVLAGIFSHTMAMVSSDANAISAVITRDMIPVLSARARHWTQRQGLKAARVTTVVFVLLTMAVATQAENLGGVLQIVVNWVAALMGPISVPLLLGMLPRFRTCGPRAALVSWASGLIAYALVYYVFDTSQTWLVATPVLVSLALYAGLGFLLPEPSEATEDVLARLSDAGDDPSGPPHASEESPVRA; encoded by the coding sequence ATGCATGCGTTCGACTGGACGGTCATGTGCGCGTACTTCGGGCTCATGGTCCTGATCGGCTGGTGGTCGCACCGCAGGGTCGGCGACGTGAAGGACTTCTTCACCGCCGGGGGGCGGATGCCGTGGTGGCTCGCCGGGATCTCGCACCACATGTCCGGCTACAGCGCGGTGCTCTTCGTCGCCTACGCGGGGGTCGCCTACACGACCGGGATCACGGTCTACTTCTGGGGCTTCGCCTCCATCGGCGTCGGCGTCGGGATCGGGAGCTGGCTCTTCGCCGCGCGCTGGAACCGGCTGCGCTCGCGGTTCGGCGTCGCCTCGCCGCTCGAATACCTGGCCCGCCGCTACAACGTCGCGACGCAGCAGGCCCTCGCCTGGAGCGGCAGCCTCCTCAAGGTCGCCGACATCGCGGCCAAGTGGTTCGCCGTCGCGACCCTGCTCAACGTCTTCGCGGGGATCGACTACAACCTCGGCATCCTCATCACCGGCGTCATCACGCTCGTCTACTGCACGATCGGCGGCCTGTGGGCCGACGCCCTCACCGAACTCGGGCAGTTCGTCATCCAGGGCGCCGCCGCGCTCGTCATGATCGTCGTCGTGCTCCACAAGCTCGGCGGGATCTCGGCGGTGTGGACGATGTGGGGCGACCTGCCGGACGGCCACCTGCACCCGGCGACCTCGCAGTACACGACGGTGTTCCTGCTCGTCTACGTCCTCGTCAAGACGCTGGAGTACAACGGCGGGATGTGGAACCTCGCCCAGCGCTACATGGCGGCGCCGAGCGCGAGCGAGGCCCGGCGCGGCGCCCGGCTCTCGGCGGCGCTCTACCTGTTCTGGCCGATCGTGCTCATGTTCCCGATGTTCGCGGCGCCGCTGCTCGTCCCCGGCCTCGACAACCCCAACAACTCCTACGCTGTCATGGCCACGACATTCCTGCCGCACGGTCTCATCGGGCTCGTCCTCGCCGGGATCTTCTCCCACACGATGGCGATGGTCTCCTCCGACGCCAACGCCATCTCGGCGGTCATCACCCGCGACATGATCCCCGTGCTCTCGGCGCGCGCCCGCCACTGGACGCAGCGGCAGGGCCTGAAGGCGGCGCGGGTCACGACGGTCGTCTTCGTGCTGCTGACGATGGCCGTCGCGACGCAGGCCGAGAACCTCGGCGGCGTGCTCCAGATCGTCGTCAACTGGGTCGCCGCGCTCATGGGCCCGATATCCGTCCCGCTCCTGCTCGGGATGCTGCCGCGCTTCCGCACCTGCGGACCGCGCGCGGCGCTCGTCTCCTGGGCGAGCGGCCTGATCGCCTACGCGCTCGTCTACTACGTCTTCGACACCTCGCAGACGTGGCTCGTCGCGACCCCGGTCCTCGTCTCGCTGGCCCTCTACGCGGGACTCGGTTTCCTGCTCCCCGAGCCCTCCGAGGCGACGGAGGACGTCCTCGCGCGTCTCTCCGACGCCGGCGACGACCCGTCGGGGCCGCCGCACGCGAGCGAGGAGAGCCCGGTACGGGCCTGA
- a CDS encoding WhiB family transcriptional regulator, which produces MEWMHRAACTDTDPELFFPVSTEGPGAVQREEAKRVCAGCPVRAECLEYALESKQNSGVWGGLDERERAALHRGRRSRLRSSGAGHH; this is translated from the coding sequence ATGGAGTGGATGCACCGCGCCGCTTGCACGGACACCGATCCCGAACTCTTCTTCCCCGTCAGCACCGAGGGCCCGGGAGCCGTGCAGCGCGAGGAGGCGAAACGGGTGTGCGCCGGCTGCCCGGTGCGCGCGGAGTGCCTGGAGTACGCGCTGGAGAGCAAGCAGAACTCAGGGGTGTGGGGCGGACTCGACGAGCGCGAGCGCGCGGCGCTGCACCGCGGTCGCCGGTCCCGGCTGCGTTCCTCCGGTGCGGGACACCACTGA